ATTATTTTGAATTGGCTTACTACAAAGAGGACCAAAAACAAATGTGAGTCAGTTTTACAATCCCTTTGTAAATGCCATGATTGTGACATGGTATGCTAATTACCCCCGGCCACCGGCTTTGTCTCAACGCAGAGTGGTTGAGACCTTGAAAGATTATGCCATCAAAGCCTTGGTCAGTACTGTTGACCACTTGGGTTCTGTAGCATACAAAGTTAACAAATTTTTAGATCAAGAGATTGGTGAAGTTTCAGCAATGGAGCTTCGTTTCTTTTGCACCGAACAGGTATCCTCCCTTCCGCCCTTCTCTTAGCCCTTCACCATACATTCTTGAATACAAGATtcattttctggtttttttggGACGGTGCTGAAACATTATCCCAACATGCTTGTGAAATcatttattatgaaattattttgccTTTCTGGGACAATTCACTTGTCTACACAGGAATTTTAATCATGTCAGACTGTCTAAGACTTCGATACCTGACCTTTTTCTGTGGCATGCCACAGAGACTGGAAGCATGCCAAGAATATATCAACCAAGGTGGCCTTTCACAACAGTCATTGGCAATAAAAACTCCAAAGCACCACAAGCGCTACATTTTTCCAGGCAAATATTTTACCTCTCCTATTCTCCTTTTGCATTTTCTCTAAATTTCCAATATTTCAAGATGTTTGTGACACTGAAATTTGCTGTTCAGTTGATGAGGAGAACATGGATGCACATAGCCATACTAAATCAAATTATCACAGTAGAAGCTTTAGTACTGAACACAACttgcttgatttaaaaaatggtATGCTACTTCCTCTCCTGATGTGCTTGAAATAAATCATCAAACACCAGACTTTTATGATCCAGAAAACCTCTTTCAAACTGATTATTTCTTTATGTGATTGTTGTGCCAAGCTGTTCAAGCAACAATCAAAGGAGCTCCTTCTTCCTTGAGGTAAActtgatgatattttgttattactATGCTCATCTTGCCATCCCAGTTTGGCCACGACATAGGATTTCAAGGTATAATTTTAATGCAGAGAAAGGCATTCTAAATCACAGTACTCTCCACAATTCTACTCAAGACAAGGAGCATTTACGATCACAAGGACTTCAACCAACAACAAACCTGGTTTGTGCGcatgaattctttttattattatttttatctagacAAAGTTGCAGTACACACAGCAGAGACTGGTCAGGAGAGTATGactttttcttataatttcttcTCTCCGTTTTAATCAGAAAGAAGATCATCCTCTCCGCAACACTCTCCGCTCATACGTTCTGGATCTCTTCTCAAGAGACCAGTATCTTCAAATTATACTAATGCACGACGAAGGGTAAGCGCAACCATTACAAAGAATACGGGctgtcaaaaacaaaatcatacaCAACGAATAGTCATGACTtgaaattaacttgttaaaatgCTGCTGCTTAAACCTGAATTCTGGAACTGAAATAAACACTGTTCTTTcactaattaatttcatttatttcagTATCCATCTGAGCCTCGGAGATCAGTTTCGTTGTCCATGTATTCGGAAAGAGACAAGACAAAAGATAGTGATCAGCAATATTCTGGCAAGAGCAAACGCCTGTTTAAGGCCTTGCTCCGCCTGCGCTAGTCTAGAAAGCAAGGCTCCCTGTATAAACATGTATTTGGATGAGATTTGAAACAGCAAAACAAATGGAGATCGTGCATGATAGGAAACTTCAAACAACAGAGAGACTATCTCTACTTTCTGGTTGATAATTTGTACTCTCTCTGTGTTTTAAGATTCAGTTGGAGATTTCAATATATGCCCCCTTATTCATAATTTAGATGCTATTTATATGATTAATAATCATCACCAACAGAATGAGTATAGCTTggctttttttactttttttggtTGGGATAAATTACCTAAGAGAGCCAAATTAGATCATTTACCCGCGGTGGGTAgaatcactttttttaaaaaaatgttttaataaatataaaggcattgttaatgtattttgaacgagaaaaagagtttatactgtGCAGGACTGATTCCAAGTAATATAATTgacttgataaatttaaaaacaacatagatattttaaaaaaatatatataatttgataaaaaaaaatttcaagataatatttttttatattgataaaacaacataatggattaactcgggttaacaTATAAATTTTACAATTCGGGTCATGAAAC
This region of Populus alba chromosome 3, ASM523922v2, whole genome shotgun sequence genomic DNA includes:
- the LOC140954203 gene encoding protein ABIL2-like codes for the protein MDAHSHTKSNYHSRSFSTEHNLLDLKNAVQATIKGAPSSLRERHSKSQYSPQFYSRQGAFTITRTSTNNKPERRSSSPQHSPLIRSGSLLKRPVSSNYTNARRRYPSEPRRSVSLSMYSERDKTKDSDQQYSGKSKRLFKALLRLR
- the LOC118034349 gene encoding protein ABIL3, with product MDNSKTSSSSANGPQEPSNHDELFMQQSLLFSDTLKDLKNLRKQLFSAADYFELAYYKEDQKQIVVETLKDYAIKALVSTVDHLGSVAYKVNKFLDQEIGEVSAMELRFFCTEQRLEACQEYINQGGLSQQSLAIKTPKHHKRYIFPGKYFTSPILLLHFL